GCTTTGATAGACTTTGTTATGCCCGACTTCTCAATAACCTTAACCAACTCACCTCTTGCCTCAGGCGATTTCTCAACCATCTCGACCGACATCTTCATAGGGTTcttctcaacatcttcatcttcctcttcgtCTGCTTCAAGAACACTAgatgttttctcttctttttcatgaGTCGCCTTCTTCAACACCTCAAGCTCAACCTTctatatttattcataatttcattagctTCATCTAGAAGCCTCCCTATTCGTTGAATCTCTTAATCTTTTCCTTTGAGTTCTTTCTCCAGGTTTTCCTTCTCCACAATTGTTGCATCCTTTACCGAGTTCACTTCATCCATTGTTGGGATCGGGCTCTCCATGTCCACTGTATCCAAGCTCTTTGCCATCAACAGGATTCCACACTTTTCTTCACCATCTACAGTAACGAGATTTGTCTCCCCCTTTGTCTCGGTCTTGCAATACTTTGCAATATGACCAACCTTGCCACAATTGTAACACTTGCTTGACCTACACTCATTTGCATAGTGACCATActtgccacacttaaaacactcCACTCTTGACCAATCTCATCGGCCTTTTCCTTGTCCTCGGTCACACTAATTTTGCTGATTGGTTTGCTCCTCACTATCATTCTTAAAATTTCCTCGGCCACGTCCACCTCGTCATCGACTTCCTTAGTAATCCAAGATTTATTCGAGTCAAACTGTACCTGTAGTGCTTGATAGTTGGGTTCCCtatttttcttcctcaatttGTGGGCTTTTAATGACCCAGCTAACTCCTCTACAGTGAGAGTTGAAAAATCTTTTGTCTCTTCAATAGTGACCACAatactttcaaaatcatccgTCAAATTTCTCAAAATCTTTCCCGCAACCCGCAACCCGGTTAGGAGGAACCTCTTCTGCGTTCATTCtgagttggttggccatcttTTGCACTCAAGTTATAAACTCGACAACTCCCTCATTTTCATCCATCTCCATATGTTTAAACTCTCTTTTGAGAGCTTGTACTCGAACCTACTTCACTCGGGTATCTCCTTTGGGTGCCACCTTCAAAATTTCCCATGCTTCTTTTCCTGACTTTGCATGAGCTATTTTTTCGAATCCATATTCATCTACTGCATTATAGAGAAAGTACAAAGCTGATCTGTCTTTCACTCGTGTCTTTTTCAATGCAACAATTAGGTTCACTGTCTGATGCTCATCATCCGCTGGTTCATTGTACCCGTCCTTCACTATGTTCCATACATCTTAGAATCTAAGAAGAACCTTCATCTGCAAAGACCAATTGTCGTAATTGTATTTTTTGACAATTGCGACATACTCATCCCATTGACTACCTTTGCCATCTCtctcacaaaaaataaaatctaacactcactttttctctcacgGTGTTGGATTCTCTCATATCTCTCTCAGTACTTAGAGCATAAAGCTCTTTTTCTCTTACAATATTTGACTACTTAGATCatatagctctgataccactgatGGGAAAATCTCACCATACACAATCAAATATTTTGCTAAAATTGAGTCTactattcattgataattgatgGGCTTTAAATAGCCGTGATATTTACAATATTacggaaataaaaataaaatttgaaaataaaatatcaactgtcttaaaaataaaatctgcttaatctatcataaaataatattctacataGATAAActgaaaatcataactacctatccctattttatctctattaaatcaaactaaatattactagacccaaaactaataaaataagatttaaacaaaattattaataaaactctaaaatttaagtttattccaaCATTAACAAAAGTAACAATTATTACACATTCTTTACCAACATAAAATATGGCTTTTATAGCAAAGACGTGAAGATTCAATTTTTTCACAAAGAGGTCTCCCATCATGTCTTcttgtaattaataatttgttccATTTAAAGTaactatatttgtttttgtcaaCATCATTTCAAACGAGTAAATATAGGTTCAAAATAGACTCACTAACCACTATGATGAGAGAAACAACACaccaaataaaaatactaaagtatgtcacaaaaatgatttttctaaaCTGGTAAGAATTTATGAGGAACAATAATAAAAGTAGCAACAATAATCATAAAAGAACACAAATATTTGTAATGTAAGAAAGTTTTTCAAGGTGAGAAGTAAAAACCCATGGACATAAACCAATTAATAATGTTTCAGTGAGATCAAATATGGATATAACATAGTAAAAGAACACAAACAAGTGATTACAATCGACCAAATATTCCAAAGCAATAATGTTCTGAAATATGAATGACAAAGAAAGAGAAACGTAGAAAGAAACAATCGTGAGAGACTAATCTTCCTAACCACAAACTTCCAATTGACGATCTCAACAGTCAAACTAATGAACTATATGTCACAAATGTGCTACAAAAATTTCAATGTGATCTAATGATGAATGAAGCAATAATCACAATTTTACTAAGACGATCAAGTGAATTTTCCTACAAATATTATGCATCtctttttcttacaaaaatacAACTTTTTCATACTATCTTGACTTAAAAGACCCCTCTCTTCTTAGATTAAGCAAGAGAAAACGAGTTTAACTAAATTGGACTTTCCATACCCACTTAGAATCCGACCTAACAAAAAAACCAAATTTGAAAGTAATGGATATATGGATAAACAAATGATAAAGAACtaattgagttttaaaatttaaataaaaattatatatttttatatcaaatttgtattgaatcttgtatttatttatatctttttagttaaaagtattgtgttaaaagttttattacttATATAACTTATTAAAGAAACCTAATTAACTAAGATAAAAATAGACCAAAAAttagaaatagaataaaagatcAGAATGTATCTCttaatatactaatatttaCGCTCAAAGTTTACTtactttgtaattttataacaaaaatttaaatataaagactaTGAACCCCTAATTAagcttaaaataaattatgtctATGTTATAAGTTGACGTCAAGAACCCGTACatactagtttttattttttaaataaaagccACAAAAGAAATCAAAACACAGCTAAAAAATCTTAATTGCCAATAACAGAGACTATCAGGAATGACAATAAGTTGGACTGAACATGCATCCTATCtgcaaagaaaaattcaattagTTTCTTGTCTCCTTATCAACCGGATatcctttaaaaaaatgtgttataaatttttaaaataaaataaaaataaaaatataatataaattaaataaaatataaaaaaatttaattttaatcaaattttgcttaataaaatataaactaaattttaattttaattaaatttaacctaataaaatataaataaattttaattataattttttgtagataatatatttagataTGGATAATATGATATCCGCATtggaataatttataaatagatattaaaatatccgtgAATTATCCTTAACTCTAAATTATTCATcatgaattttatttacaaatagtacaaaacacaatatttttgacattatttctAGATACCACTCCATGGAGTATACAAGTGACATTGGAAATAATAGACGCGACGCCACCTATAAATGTGactttaaatataacttattcatttttcattcacGACTTATGATGCCCTTTTAATGttgtgtttatttataaattattttaatatttataaacatcTATGTTCTCTTTGTTTGAACCTTTTATCtatatctttttcttattaaaatctGAAATTTTGCATTTGTATTATTTAGGGAAAAAAGGACTAATCGTAGTAATAAGCAAACAATTAAGACGAAAACGTCCATTATCAAGGGACCATGGATCCAATTGTCTCTACAGCTACTCAAAGTGCACTTAATATTACAGTAAGTGTGGTCAAACGACAAGTGGGTTACTTCTTTAATTACAAAGACAAATATAAAGAGTTGGAATCTTACATTGAGAAGTTGGAACATAATAAGGAGAGACTACAACATCAAGTTGATAGTGCACTAAGGAGTgcagaagaaattgaaaatgacgTTCAACGTTGCTTAACACTCATGGATGataagataaaagaatataaaagttatatcaaTGATGATTGTCATGCAAAGACAATTTGCTCAATTGGTTTCTTGCCAAATAATTTCCGACTGAGGCATCAACTGGGTAGAAAAGCTACAAAGATGGTGGAGGAAATCATAGAAGATGAGCTTTGGAAAACTTCTTTTGACAATGTTTCGTACCAAGAATTTCCATCCATTGATGCTACTTTTTCAAACAATGGTTATGAAAGCTTTGCATCAAGAACTAAAACTATGGAGATGATCATGAAAGCCCTGCAAGACTCTACAGTTGGTATGATTGGAGTTTATGGACCTGGTGGTGTGGGTAAGACCACTTTAGTCAAAGAAATTGCTAACAAAGCTCGAGAAAAGAAGTTGTTCAAGATAGTCATCATAGCAAATATTACTGGAAATCCTAACTTCAAAAAAATTCAAGAGCAAATTGCTGGTATGCTAGGAATGAAATTGGAAGAGGAAAGTGAGATTGCAAGAGTAGATCGCATTCGAAAGAGGTTAAAGAATGAAAAGGAGAACACCCTTATTATCCTTGATGATCTTTGGGGTGGATTGGACTTTAATAAACTTGGGATTCCGTGTAATGATGATGCAAGCCAACAAGAAGTCATTGAATCTGATTTTGGTTCCAACA
The DNA window shown above is from Vigna radiata var. radiata cultivar VC1973A unplaced genomic scaffold, Vradiata_ver6 scaffold_122, whole genome shotgun sequence and carries:
- the LOC106752986 gene encoding uncharacterized protein LOC106752986, which produces MAKVVNGMMKDGYNEPADDEHQTVNLIVALKKTRVKDRSALYFLYNAVDEYGFEKIAHAKSGKEAWEILKVAPKGDTRVKSSKCYNCGKVGHIAKYCKTETKGETNLVTVDGEEKCGILLMAKSLDTVDMESPIPTMDEVNSVELEVLKKATHEKEEKTSSVLEADEEEDEDVEKNPMKMSVEMVEKSPEARAAHDNHADGAQVRPAGRFQGHLSIFRLNLTAAIRPETGLVWVMVVNNEIGVVQPVEEIGRICKEFNVSFHTDAAQALGKIPIDVVEWA